Proteins co-encoded in one Nitrospiraceae bacterium genomic window:
- the pgeF gene encoding peptidoglycan editing factor PgeF, which yields MYNSPDILIFPDIYDSNIRAFFSGKKPGADLDRIAEISSFKKENIYMPIQKHTDKVLLLDFDFSPAIADAVITNNRQVLIGVQVADCVPVLLYDPKKTAIGVVHAGWKGTASGLIKNTITAMHDSFGSSPEDIRVSIGPSIRWCCYKVKNDVLDPVIKATGAGEYHMIRDGEYCLDIASANKYQALSLGVLENNIWISDECTFCSPDKFYSYRYSKGHAGRRFDSMSRQGGFIGIF from the coding sequence ATGTACAATTCGCCAGATATTTTAATATTCCCAGATATATATGATTCTAATATAAGAGCCTTTTTCTCTGGCAAGAAACCTGGCGCTGATCTTGACAGAATCGCAGAGATATCTTCTTTTAAAAAAGAAAATATATATATGCCGATACAGAAGCATACAGACAAAGTGCTTTTATTGGACTTTGACTTTTCTCCAGCTATTGCTGATGCGGTCATAACTAATAACAGGCAAGTCCTCATCGGTGTTCAGGTTGCTGATTGTGTGCCTGTGCTTTTATATGACCCTAAAAAAACAGCAATAGGCGTTGTTCATGCAGGCTGGAAGGGCACAGCGTCAGGACTTATAAAGAATACTATAACAGCAATGCATGATAGTTTCGGGTCTTCACCCGAAGATATTCGTGTCTCAATAGGGCCAAGCATAAGATGGTGCTGCTATAAGGTTAAAAATGATGTTCTTGACCCTGTTATAAAAGCCACCGGCGCAGGAGAATACCACATGATCAGAGACGGAGAATACTGTCTGGACATTGCATCAGCTAATAAATATCAGGCATTGTCTCTTGGTGTTTTGGAAAATAATATCTGGATATCAGATGAGTGTACTTTTTGTTCCCCGGACAAATTTTATTCATACAGGTATTCAAAGGGACATGCTGGTCGGAGATTCGACTCTATGAGCAGACAGGGTGGATTTATAGGAATTTTTTAA
- a CDS encoding NAD(P)H-hydrate dehydratase has translation MKVATALEMREIDSRTIKHCKVPAKTLMERAGFSVALRIKQLFAPQKVVVLAGAGNNGGDGVAAARILHESGWDVNILLFEEQKKLSPECLLQCKLAKKKGVSIEHISKLKEKHIADSLVVDSFFGTGLQREITGSIADAIALLNSKNIPVIAVDIPSGISADTGQIMGEAVKADYTVTFGLPKRGHFLYPGAKYSGKLFVQEIGFPAELLKSENISTELLEKREMSLLLPERPEYSHKGYYGHVLIVAGSREKTGAAFMCAKSCLMTGAGIVTIGIPETLVSAFQPRVTEEMILALPDRGDGTLSADASEKILNFLSEKADVLAIGPGLTVTNDTTALIFKIAGAATVPMVMDADAINALGKHPDIVSLLCNAKSPIIFTPHTGEMARLLKASRNTRNEIETRREIEKDRVNSAINFSKLSSAYVVLKGAPTIVAAPEGNAFINTTGNPGMAKAGSGDVLTGMISAFLSQNLSPVDASSLGVFMHGLSGDIVLRKKGAYSILASDIIDSIPGAFLSLRQ, from the coding sequence ATGAAGGTTGCTACTGCATTAGAAATGCGGGAAATTGACAGCAGGACTATAAAGCATTGTAAAGTGCCTGCCAAAACTCTAATGGAAAGGGCAGGGTTTTCTGTTGCATTAAGAATTAAGCAGCTGTTTGCACCTCAGAAAGTTGTTGTTCTTGCAGGCGCAGGAAATAATGGCGGAGACGGCGTTGCAGCTGCAAGAATTCTTCATGAATCCGGATGGGATGTAAATATTTTGCTTTTTGAAGAACAAAAAAAACTCAGTCCTGAATGCCTTCTCCAGTGTAAACTGGCAAAGAAAAAAGGTGTCAGTATCGAACATATTAGTAAACTGAAAGAAAAACATATCGCTGATTCATTGGTTGTTGATTCTTTTTTCGGCACTGGCTTGCAAAGAGAAATAACAGGCTCGATTGCAGATGCAATAGCATTGTTGAATTCTAAAAATATTCCTGTTATTGCTGTTGATATACCTTCAGGCATATCTGCTGATACCGGACAAATAATGGGTGAGGCTGTAAAAGCTGATTATACTGTTACTTTCGGTCTTCCAAAAAGAGGACACTTTTTATATCCAGGAGCTAAATATTCAGGAAAACTTTTTGTTCAAGAGATCGGATTCCCTGCTGAACTTTTAAAATCAGAAAATATAAGCACAGAACTTCTTGAAAAAAGAGAAATGTCTTTGCTCCTGCCTGAAAGACCGGAGTATTCGCATAAGGGATATTATGGACATGTGTTGATTGTGGCAGGCTCAAGAGAAAAAACAGGCGCTGCATTTATGTGTGCAAAGTCATGTTTGATGACTGGCGCTGGGATTGTTACTATAGGCATTCCGGAAACTTTAGTTAGTGCATTTCAACCAAGGGTTACAGAAGAGATGATTCTTGCTCTTCCTGACAGAGGAGACGGGACACTGTCTGCTGATGCCTCTGAAAAAATATTAAATTTCCTTTCTGAAAAAGCAGATGTATTGGCTATAGGTCCTGGACTTACTGTTACGAATGATACTACAGCCCTTATATTTAAGATTGCAGGAGCTGCAACAGTGCCAATGGTAATGGATGCAGATGCAATTAATGCCCTGGGTAAGCACCCTGATATTGTTAGTCTATTATGTAATGCAAAATCTCCTATTATATTCACACCGCACACAGGTGAGATGGCAAGGCTTCTTAAGGCTTCAAGAAATACGAGAAACGAAATTGAGACCAGAAGAGAGATAGAGAAAGACAGAGTTAATTCAGCAATAAATTTTTCAAAGTTAAGCTCTGCATATGTTGTGCTTAAGGGAGCTCCGACAATAGTCGCAGCGCCTGAGGGTAATGCTTTTATTAATACAACAGGAAATCCAGGAATGGCAAAGGCAGGTTCTGGAGATGTGCTGACAGGAATGATCTCAGCATTTCTCAGTCAGAATTTAAGTCCTGTAGACGCTTCTAGCCTTGGAGTCTTTATGCACGGACTTTCTGGCGATATTGTTCTGAGAAAAAAAGGAGCTTATTCAATACTTGCATCAGACATAATTGATTCAATTCCTGGTGCATTTTTATCGCTGAGGCAATAA
- a CDS encoding UbiX family flavin prenyltransferase: MKRFVFGISGASGSVVGIKVIKEILKTSEVHLMISEQSFLILESENKIKWRSSSAEQTEKKIREYFSSDKIYFHSESNLAAPVSSGSFKTDGMLVVPCSMKTLSGIASGYANSLIERAADVTIKEGRMLLLSPREMPLSAIHLENMLKLARLGVKICPPVPAFYHNPENLDDMVAFIAGKILDSIGIEHKLFKPWKASI; encoded by the coding sequence ATGAAAAGATTTGTCTTTGGGATAAGCGGTGCGTCGGGATCTGTTGTTGGAATAAAAGTAATAAAAGAAATTTTAAAAACCTCAGAAGTCCATCTGATGATATCAGAACAATCTTTTTTGATTCTTGAATCTGAGAATAAAATAAAATGGCGAAGCAGCTCAGCCGAGCAAACAGAAAAGAAAATAAGAGAATACTTCAGTTCAGATAAAATTTATTTCCACAGTGAATCCAATCTGGCTGCTCCTGTTTCAAGCGGTTCATTTAAGACAGACGGGATGCTGGTTGTTCCGTGCTCGATGAAGACTTTGTCAGGAATTGCAAGTGGCTATGCTAATAGTCTTATTGAACGTGCTGCTGATGTGACAATTAAAGAAGGACGTATGCTGCTTCTTTCGCCAAGAGAAATGCCTTTGAGTGCTATACATCTTGAAAACATGCTAAAACTTGCAAGGCTCGGAGTCAAGATATGTCCTCCTGTCCCTGCCTTCTATCATAACCCTGAAAATCTTGATGATATGGTTGCTTTTATAGCAGGTAAAATTCTTGACTCCATTGGAATTGAACATAAGCTCTTCAAGCCCTGGAAAGCTAGCATCTAA
- a CDS encoding uracil-DNA glycosylase: MQIHDKEIINNIRTVLKFYQALGLERLPLNLSVNKSLSIKTQEIKKQSAVVSSSAEKAAALEELRKELENCQRCRLSRERKNIVIGEGSLDADIMFIGEGPGREEDIQGRPFVGDAGQILTRLIEKMGFKRENVYIGNIVKCRPPMNRDPEEDEIAACLPFVQKQIEIISPKIIISLGRISAHTLTESKIPITKLRGNFSKYGHIPLMPTFHPAYLLRNPKEKWRVWEDAQRVLEKLKEIKQT; encoded by the coding sequence ATGCAAATACACGACAAAGAGATAATAAATAATATAAGAACAGTTTTGAAATTTTATCAGGCACTGGGGTTGGAGAGACTTCCTTTGAATCTGTCTGTTAATAAATCATTATCGATAAAAACTCAAGAGATTAAAAAGCAATCTGCGGTTGTTTCTTCCTCAGCAGAAAAGGCTGCAGCATTAGAAGAGTTAAGGAAGGAATTAGAAAACTGCCAGAGATGCAGACTATCAAGGGAAAGAAAAAATATTGTTATTGGTGAAGGCAGCCTTGATGCTGATATTATGTTCATTGGTGAAGGTCCAGGCAGAGAAGAAGATATTCAGGGAAGACCTTTTGTCGGTGATGCAGGGCAGATTCTGACAAGACTTATAGAGAAGATGGGGTTTAAAAGAGAAAATGTTTATATAGGAAACATTGTTAAATGCAGACCTCCGATGAATCGAGACCCAGAAGAGGATGAAATTGCAGCATGCCTCCCTTTTGTGCAAAAACAGATTGAGATAATCTCGCCTAAAATAATAATCTCGCTCGGCAGAATCTCTGCACATACATTGACTGAGTCGAAAATTCCTATAACAAAACTCAGAGGTAATTTTTCAAAATATGGTCACATACCATTGATGCCGACTTTTCATCCTGCATATCTGCTGCGAAATCCAAAAGAAAAATGGCGTGTATGGGAAGATGCGCAGAGAGTTCTTGAAAAACTAAAAGAGATTAAGCAGACATGA
- the tsaE gene encoding tRNA (adenosine(37)-N6)-threonylcarbamoyltransferase complex ATPase subunit type 1 TsaE: MRKFTSKNSEKTEEIGFDLGKRLTPGNVICLYGDLGAGKTTFVKGIAEALGIPKRDITSASFTIIAEYKTRIPFYHIDLYRLEKNSDIDGTGIWDYIYGNGIAVVEWAEHLGEPAADFIRVKFAIIDEETRDITIEGIDEKDRNNLQGRKNRTT; the protein is encoded by the coding sequence ATGAGAAAATTTACGAGCAAGAATAGCGAAAAAACCGAGGAAATAGGATTTGATCTTGGCAAGAGACTTACTCCAGGGAATGTTATATGTTTATATGGAGACCTTGGAGCTGGCAAGACAACTTTTGTAAAAGGAATTGCTGAGGCGCTGGGTATTCCAAAGCGAGATATAACGAGCGCAAGCTTCACGATTATTGCTGAGTATAAAACCAGGATACCTTTTTACCACATTGATCTTTATAGACTTGAAAAGAATTCAGATATCGATGGAACCGGAATATGGGATTACATTTATGGAAACGGCATTGCTGTTGTTGAATGGGCAGAACATTTAGGAGAACCTGCTGCTGATTTTATAAGAGTAAAATTTGCTATCATAGATGAAGAGACAAGAGATATTACAATCGAGGGTATAGATGAAAAAGATAGGAATAATTTGCAAGGCAGGAAGAACAGAACCACTTGA
- a CDS encoding NAD(+)/NADH kinase, which produces MKKIGIICKAGRTEPLEILGRQGKDGLLTWLQKKGCDIFLDLKTAEALSLKGFSNEEIAKISDVVIVLGGDGTLLSVARLVCKNNIPILGINLGGLGFITEVQVSELHEVIGRLLSGQFQCEERVMLHAQLQREKKIIGEYSVLNDIVINKSALARIVDLETYVDRKCVTTFKADGLIVSTPTGSTAYSLSAGGPILYPTIASIIITPICPHTLTNRPIVIPDNVLIEIVLKSSSEDVFLTLDGQVGMPLKKDDIVKIKKSLYTTKLLIPPDRDYFQVLRTKLKWGER; this is translated from the coding sequence ATGAAAAAGATAGGAATAATTTGCAAGGCAGGAAGAACAGAACCACTTGAAATTTTAGGCAGACAAGGGAAAGACGGACTTTTAACTTGGCTTCAAAAAAAAGGCTGTGATATATTCCTTGATTTAAAAACAGCGGAAGCTCTCAGTCTTAAAGGTTTTTCCAATGAGGAAATCGCAAAGATTTCTGACGTTGTGATCGTTCTTGGAGGTGATGGAACTCTTCTGAGTGTGGCAAGACTTGTATGTAAGAATAATATTCCAATACTCGGAATAAATTTAGGCGGACTTGGTTTCATAACAGAGGTGCAAGTTTCCGAGCTGCATGAAGTGATTGGCAGACTGCTTTCTGGACAGTTCCAGTGCGAAGAAAGAGTGATGCTTCATGCCCAGCTTCAGAGAGAAAAAAAGATTATTGGCGAGTATTCAGTTCTTAATGACATTGTAATAAACAAGAGTGCGCTTGCAAGAATTGTAGATCTCGAAACATATGTTGATAGAAAATGTGTAACTACTTTTAAAGCTGACGGTTTGATTGTATCAACGCCAACAGGCTCAACAGCATATTCTTTGTCTGCAGGCGGTCCAATTCTGTACCCTACAATTGCGAGTATAATAATTACGCCAATATGTCCTCATACACTGACAAACAGACCAATAGTTATTCCTGACAATGTTTTGATAGAAATTGTGCTTAAATCTTCCAGCGAAGATGTGTTTCTTACTCTTGACGGTCAGGTAGGAATGCCTTTAAAAAAAGATGATATTGTAAAAATCAAAAAGTCACTATATACGACAAAACTTCTCATTCCTCCAGACAGGGATTATTTCCAGGTTTTAAGGACAAAATTAAAATGGGGAGAACGCTGA
- a CDS encoding SUMF1/EgtB/PvdO family nonheme iron enzyme produces the protein MRKALFVILILVFAVSGFADEKKPNQKLMDNYIAVFDVETEGVDKKISRPLTESIRRELVMSGKYEVIDRGNMNKILGEQKLQLSGCVSGQCIVEAGQILGVGKIITGSVSIVGKTFYLTLSLINVETGKIENVSEDECKCEVDDLIKSTKRLVKRLLGEQVTTLETATTSGTTPDIEMVFVKGGCFQMGDTFGDRKSNEKSVHEVCIDDFYIGKYEVTQKQWKEIMGNNNSRENCRENLCPVDMISWNEIQDFITKLNKKTGKNYKLPTEAQWEYAARSGGKKEKYAGTSNEEELGDYAWYDKNSGFGFFKNGKIFPVGQKKPNGLGIYDMSGNVWEWVADWYDENYYKNSPKNNPTGPNNGTEKVLRGGSQLNGTKHMEASARYSYVPTKQYSTFYGDFGFRLLLSEK, from the coding sequence ATGAGAAAAGCATTATTCGTGATCCTTATCCTTGTTTTTGCTGTCTCCGGGTTTGCTGATGAAAAGAAGCCGAATCAAAAACTCATGGACAACTACATTGCTGTTTTTGATGTTGAAACCGAGGGGGTGGACAAAAAGATTTCCCGGCCTTTGACCGAGAGCATCAGGCGCGAGCTTGTGATGTCAGGCAAATACGAGGTCATAGACAGAGGAAATATGAACAAAATCCTCGGTGAGCAAAAATTGCAGCTTTCAGGGTGTGTTTCAGGCCAGTGCATAGTCGAGGCAGGACAGATACTTGGCGTTGGAAAGATAATAACAGGCTCTGTGAGCATCGTTGGAAAGACATTTTATCTCACACTTTCATTAATAAATGTTGAGACAGGGAAGATAGAAAATGTTTCGGAGGATGAATGTAAGTGTGAAGTTGATGATCTGATTAAATCGACCAAGAGACTTGTAAAAAGACTTCTCGGCGAACAGGTCACAACTCTGGAGACTGCAACAACCTCAGGCACAACCCCTGATATAGAAATGGTTTTTGTCAAAGGCGGATGTTTTCAGATGGGAGACACCTTTGGAGATAGAAAAAGTAATGAAAAATCAGTTCATGAAGTTTGCATAGATGATTTTTATATTGGGAAATATGAGGTAACACAAAAACAATGGAAAGAGATAATGGGCAACAACAACTCACGCGAAAACTGCAGAGAGAACTTATGTCCTGTGGATATGATAAGCTGGAATGAAATTCAGGATTTTATAACTAAGCTAAATAAAAAAACAGGAAAAAACTATAAGCTTCCGACAGAAGCCCAGTGGGAATATGCTGCTCGAAGCGGCGGCAAAAAAGAAAAATATGCAGGCACAAGCAATGAAGAAGAGCTTGGGGATTATGCATGGTATGACAAAAACTCAGGATTTGGATTTTTTAAAAATGGAAAGATATTTCCAGTAGGCCAGAAAAAACCTAATGGACTTGGGATATATGACATGAGTGGGAATGTATGGGAATGGGTAGCAGACTGGTATGATGAGAATTATTATAAGAACAGCCCAAAGAATAATCCGACCGGGCCCAATAACGGAACTGAAAAGGTGCTCCGCGGCGGTTCCCAGCTAAACGGGACTAAGCATATGGAGGCATCTGCCCGGTACAGTTATGTGCCCACAAAACAGTACAGCACCTTCTACGGCGATTTCGGATTCCGTTTGTTGCTTTCGGAGAAATAA
- a CDS encoding sigma-54 dependent transcriptional regulator — MPGILVVDDEPLQRNILKTILEDNGYETFVASSGEEAIDISKKFNPDLILTDLKLGEMDGVQVLNEVKNGAISPAVIIMTAFGTVASAVEAMKKGAFDYLTKPLDKDVLLLTVKRALERMDLIKENKQLHQALYEKFSIEGIIGNSSKMKEALNIAKKISTSHATVLILGESGTGKELMAHAIHYNSTRRAKPFTAINCAAIPENLLESELFGYEAGAFTGAASRRTGLFEASTGGTLFLDEIGDMPLITQSKILRALQEKEIRRLGGKESIKVDVRIITATNKDIEQEIKKGNFREDLYYRLKVVRIELPALRNRKEDILELANYFINKYNNEFGKRIKGIDNSAIKALIDYHWPGNIRQLESVIETAVLMCDSSLITMKDVKNELRLSEHAGTFDMDIPEEGINFEELERKLLKKAMIKSNNVAAKAARLLGMSYKTFWYRWEKFGLNTSLKEDILP; from the coding sequence TTGCCCGGCATACTTGTAGTTGACGATGAACCTTTACAGAGAAACATATTAAAAACAATTCTGGAAGACAATGGCTACGAGACCTTTGTTGCCTCTTCAGGCGAAGAAGCAATAGATATCTCAAAAAAATTCAATCCTGACCTGATTCTTACAGATCTTAAGTTAGGTGAAATGGACGGCGTTCAGGTACTTAATGAAGTTAAGAATGGCGCGATATCACCCGCTGTAATAATAATGACTGCTTTCGGCACTGTTGCATCAGCTGTTGAAGCAATGAAAAAAGGCGCATTCGATTATCTGACCAAACCGCTAGATAAAGATGTTCTGCTCCTGACCGTAAAACGCGCTTTAGAGAGAATGGATCTAATAAAAGAAAATAAGCAGCTGCATCAGGCTTTATATGAAAAATTCAGTATAGAGGGGATTATCGGGAATTCTTCAAAAATGAAAGAAGCATTGAACATCGCAAAAAAGATATCTACAAGTCATGCAACCGTCTTGATACTTGGTGAAAGCGGCACAGGGAAAGAGCTGATGGCGCATGCAATACACTATAACAGCACAAGACGCGCAAAACCTTTTACTGCAATAAACTGCGCTGCAATACCGGAAAATCTTCTTGAGAGTGAATTATTCGGCTATGAGGCTGGTGCCTTTACTGGCGCAGCATCAAGACGCACAGGGCTATTTGAGGCATCTACGGGCGGCACTCTGTTTCTTGATGAGATTGGCGACATGCCGCTTATAACTCAATCAAAAATACTGCGAGCTTTACAGGAAAAGGAGATAAGAAGACTTGGCGGAAAAGAATCTATAAAAGTCGATGTTAGAATAATTACAGCAACAAACAAAGACATTGAACAGGAAATTAAAAAAGGCAATTTCAGGGAAGACCTTTATTACAGGCTCAAGGTCGTAAGGATTGAGCTTCCTGCCTTAAGAAACCGAAAAGAAGACATCCTTGAACTTGCCAATTACTTCATTAATAAATATAACAATGAATTTGGCAAAAGAATAAAGGGAATAGACAATTCTGCAATTAAAGCATTGATCGACTACCACTGGCCCGGTAATATCAGACAGCTTGAATCAGTTATTGAGACTGCAGTCTTAATGTGCGACTCTTCTTTGATAACAATGAAGGATGTCAAAAATGAGCTAAGACTTTCTGAACATGCAGGCACTTTTGATATGGACATACCTGAAGAAGGCATTAATTTTGAAGAACTTGAAAGAAAATTATTGAAAAAAGCCATGATTAAGTCAAACAATGTTGCTGCAAAAGCTGCCAGACTTCTCGGTATGAGTTATAAAACTTTCTGGTATAGATGGGAGAAATTCGGGCTTAATACTTCCCTAAAAGAGGACATACTTCCCTAA
- a CDS encoding HAMP domain-containing protein, with product MLKGFFINLSLNKKLILMMLFLSSILTAVLMVLYLQAEKAMFKEFESQISELSRAIQVGVEEITSEKPADEMWLYQYLQSLNTKGVKEISLINNSDEIIASTNLDKVGRPVGDKKKELLIRAEFGESISREEGRGYNLILPVIAGKEHYGYIQLKINANYFSKLLRDNMIKRVAGTLFVFGVGIGIVLLLSWRYTKPIQDVVSAAKRIAAGDLHQTLNETRKDEIGDLTDSFNFMIGKLREQRNMENKLREAEHLSGIGQLSRSIAHEIRNPLNFISLSIDHIKEKYSPARNNDSKQFNSLIENIKKEIHRLNKLIEDFLVYGKPLRLNLKKVQIDSILNDIIEIIWAKAEAENIKIIKNYKSIPVVNIDPELIKTCLFNVILNAFQSMPKGGKLTIKTENIKNMLIIAISDTGMGISADNSQKVFEPFFTTKRNGLGLGLATTKRVIEEHNGKADLQSEINKGTTVIITLPIYQNEAETRIASE from the coding sequence ATGCTGAAAGGATTTTTCATAAACCTCTCGCTTAACAAAAAACTTATTCTTATGATGCTCTTTCTAAGCTCTATTCTTACGGCAGTTTTAATGGTTCTATATTTACAGGCTGAAAAAGCTATGTTCAAGGAGTTCGAATCACAGATAAGCGAGCTCTCAAGGGCTATACAAGTGGGCGTTGAAGAGATCACAAGTGAAAAACCTGCGGATGAGATGTGGCTTTACCAATATCTCCAGAGCCTTAATACAAAAGGAGTCAAAGAGATATCATTAATAAATAATTCTGATGAGATAATCGCAAGCACCAATCTTGATAAAGTTGGACGGCCGGTGGGAGACAAGAAAAAAGAACTATTGATAAGAGCAGAATTTGGCGAGTCCATATCACGTGAAGAAGGCAGAGGTTACAATCTGATATTGCCTGTTATTGCAGGCAAAGAACACTACGGATATATACAACTGAAAATTAATGCAAATTATTTTTCCAAACTCCTGAGGGACAATATGATCAAGAGAGTTGCAGGAACCTTATTTGTGTTTGGAGTTGGTATAGGAATAGTTTTACTTCTGTCTTGGAGATATACAAAACCAATTCAAGACGTTGTGTCAGCTGCAAAGAGAATTGCAGCAGGCGATCTCCACCAGACCCTAAACGAAACGCGCAAGGATGAGATCGGCGATTTGACTGACAGTTTTAACTTCATGATAGGCAAATTGCGTGAGCAACGCAATATGGAAAACAAGCTTCGCGAAGCTGAACACCTGTCAGGCATAGGACAACTATCCCGCAGCATCGCACATGAGATAAGAAATCCTTTGAATTTTATCAGTCTTAGCATCGATCATATAAAAGAAAAATACTCGCCTGCAAGAAACAATGACTCGAAACAGTTTAATTCTCTTATCGAAAACATAAAAAAAGAAATCCACAGACTTAATAAACTTATTGAGGATTTCCTTGTTTACGGGAAACCACTGAGGCTTAATCTTAAAAAGGTGCAGATTGACAGCATCCTCAATGACATAATCGAGATAATATGGGCAAAAGCAGAAGCAGAAAATATTAAGATAATAAAAAATTACAAATCTATTCCGGTTGTGAACATCGATCCAGAGCTTATAAAAACATGCTTATTCAATGTAATATTAAACGCCTTTCAGTCAATGCCAAAAGGCGGAAAGCTTACTATAAAAACTGAAAACATAAAAAATATGCTCATAATAGCAATAAGTGATACTGGAATGGGTATTTCTGCTGATAATAGCCAGAAGGTCTTTGAACCCTTCTTTACTACAAAGAGAAACGGACTTGGACTCGGGCTAGCAACAACAAAAAGAGTTATAGAAGAACATAACGGAAAGGCAGACTTGCAGAGCGAAATCAATAAAGGCACAACTGTAATAATAACTCTGCCAATATATCAAAATGAAGCAGAAACACGGATTGCTTCAGAATAA